One Streptomyces sp. R28 DNA window includes the following coding sequences:
- a CDS encoding SDR family NAD(P)-dependent oxidoreductase translates to MSNDSRRDDPQDVGARGSGHRTGADRTGVDRTGVDRTGATRDDKAREYLKRLTAELVGTRERLKAVEDAAREPIAIVSMGCRFPGGVTSPEDLWRLLESGTDAVSGLPDDRGWDLEALYDPDPASTGTSYAREGGFLDDCAGFDPEFFGISPREALAMDPQQRLLLETSWEALERAGIDPTTVRDSRTGVYAGVMYDDYGARLLHQPRSGAPADLEGYLVNGSAGSVASGRLSYALGLRGPAVTIDTACSSSLVALHLAAQALRLRECDLALAGGATVLSTPTMFIDFSRQRGLAADGRCKAFADAADGTGFGEGAGMVLLQRLSDARRDGRPVLAVIRGSAVNQDGAGNGLTAPNGLAQQRVVRAALDNAGLGPDQVDVVEAHGTGTRLGDPIEAQALLATYGRGRPADRPLWLGSLKSNIGHTQAAAGVAGVIKTVMAMRHAVLPQTLHVDAPSSHVDWSSGAVELLTGRRPWPRRADGEPLRAGVSSFGASGTNAHLILESAPEPADALAARPADFRTAPVMWTLSGRTRDALRDQAARLHTHLSGLAAAAPDAVASALAHRRTAFRHRAVVVGEDRATLLHGLRALADGPTEPGVRLVVGEAGGECRTAFLFSGQGSQRPGMGRELYARFPAFARALDDICAEMDRHLERPLRAVMFGEPGPVPRLDAVTETETEVDTEVGTGTGTEVGTEADTELGTEAVSGLDRGVGEAGLLDRTEYTQPALFALEVALFRLLTETWGVRPDAVMGHSVGEIAAAHVAGILDLTDACALVAARGRLMQRLPQGGAMAAVAASEAEMTPCLAGRDAQLALAAVNGPGSVVVSGDERAVLELVELWRSRGRDTKRLTVSHAFHSPHMDGMLTQFEQVARALSYRRPTLPVMSNLTMENGTAADPCTPDHWVRHVREPVRFLDGMRALRADGIDTFLELGPDAVLTAMARTCLDEEGTPTTTAPLTVPVLRRGHAETDSLTRAVAEAYVHGVPVTLAAADDRPGGVVDRVAAGLPTYPFQRQRYWLDSSAVPDPRSMGLDESPHPLLSAAAVLPEGRGTVWTGRLSTRSHPWLAEHTVRGQVVVPATALLELAQYAADTSPVPAPADSTDSTGNTVVELTLEAPMVLPPDAAVRLRVVLGTPDEHGNRALRIHSDQAHADAAGDDGWVRHASGTVGLAEPSTARPGPDSTWPPEDAEPLDVATEYERFADAGIGYGPAFRGLCAAWRRGSEVFAEVRLPGAHADGTGRYAVHPALLDAALHATARGLGLEHGLVPFSWSGARLSGSSADTLRVRIAPAPGAAGPETVTLTAVDPDGHLVFTVDSLALRRTDTERLAAAGAAHLPLHRQHWTALSEQPATTPAGPEEETRVRWADTTDEALFDKAAEESGRDGLPLLVELGGTPGPEPYAARDTVLRALTLVQRWVTDERHSGTRLTFVTHRAVATGDGHIDPASAAAWGLLCSARAEHPERIALLDTDGTPMSRHALAEAATLGGQLAVRDGVLLRPALVRATPAGTAPAWPTDAGTVLVTGGTGSLGAMAAKHLAAVHGVRNLLLLSRRGAAAPGAGELVAELTALGARADVVACDAADRDALRTALDGIPGDRPLTAVVHTAGVLDDGVVTAQNAERLAGVLRPKADAAWNLHELTRELPLSAFVVYSSAAATLGSAGQSGYAAANAYLDALAVRRRAEGLPAVSLAWGPWHGSAMAETLTDVDNARLRRTGIVPLHRAEGLAALDAAVGGAGDTAVILPIRVDPAALRDHDTPERIPEVLRSLAAPTPVPARATAATHEPGTARQATVTLAERLAGASRSDRAAALTAAVRDDVAAVLGHTDTTAITPDRSFRELGFDSLTAVELRNRLAAATGLRLSATVVFDHPTPQALAAHLDRALPGPETAVLDALDRLHDQLDDALRADANANANANVNDDVDVDDDDLRTRVTQRLESLLAAFTGTGRPADSADTGSTGTVGDRLRTASDDELFDLLDNGFRQ, encoded by the coding sequence GTGAGCAACGACAGCCGACGCGACGACCCCCAGGACGTCGGCGCCCGCGGTTCCGGCCACCGGACCGGCGCGGACCGCACTGGCGTGGATCGGACCGGCGTGGATCGGACCGGTGCGACCCGGGACGACAAGGCGCGGGAGTACCTCAAACGTCTCACCGCCGAGCTGGTCGGCACCCGGGAGCGGCTCAAGGCGGTCGAGGACGCCGCCCGTGAACCCATCGCGATCGTCTCGATGGGCTGCCGGTTCCCCGGCGGGGTGACCAGTCCCGAGGACCTGTGGCGGCTCCTCGAATCGGGCACGGACGCGGTGTCCGGCCTGCCCGACGACCGTGGCTGGGACCTGGAGGCGCTCTACGACCCGGACCCCGCCTCCACGGGCACCAGTTACGCACGGGAGGGAGGGTTCCTCGACGACTGTGCCGGCTTCGACCCCGAGTTCTTCGGGATCTCGCCGCGCGAGGCGCTCGCCATGGACCCGCAGCAGCGCCTGCTGCTGGAAACGTCGTGGGAGGCCCTGGAGAGGGCCGGCATCGACCCCACGACCGTGCGGGACAGCCGTACCGGCGTGTACGCGGGTGTGATGTACGACGACTACGGCGCGCGGCTGCTCCACCAGCCCCGGTCCGGTGCCCCGGCGGACCTGGAGGGCTACCTGGTCAACGGCAGTGCGGGCAGTGTCGCGTCGGGCCGGCTCTCGTACGCCCTCGGGCTGCGCGGCCCGGCCGTCACGATCGACACGGCCTGTTCGTCGTCGTTGGTCGCCCTGCATCTGGCCGCGCAGGCGCTGCGGCTGCGGGAGTGCGACCTCGCGCTGGCGGGCGGAGCGACCGTGCTGTCGACACCGACGATGTTCATCGACTTCTCCCGGCAGCGTGGACTCGCGGCGGACGGACGCTGCAAGGCCTTCGCCGACGCCGCCGACGGCACGGGCTTCGGCGAGGGCGCCGGGATGGTGCTGCTGCAGCGCCTCTCCGACGCGCGCCGCGACGGCAGGCCCGTACTGGCCGTCATCCGCGGCTCGGCGGTCAACCAGGACGGGGCGGGCAACGGCCTGACCGCCCCGAACGGCCTGGCACAGCAACGGGTCGTCCGGGCCGCGCTCGACAATGCCGGCCTCGGGCCCGACCAGGTCGACGTGGTCGAGGCGCACGGTACGGGGACCCGTCTGGGCGACCCGATCGAGGCCCAGGCCCTGCTCGCCACGTACGGCCGTGGCAGGCCCGCCGACCGGCCCCTGTGGCTGGGTTCGCTGAAGTCGAACATCGGTCATACGCAGGCGGCGGCGGGCGTGGCGGGTGTCATCAAGACGGTGATGGCGATGCGGCACGCGGTGCTGCCGCAGACGCTCCATGTGGACGCGCCGTCGTCGCACGTGGACTGGTCGTCGGGCGCGGTCGAGCTGCTGACCGGCCGCAGGCCCTGGCCCCGGCGGGCCGACGGCGAGCCGCTGCGGGCCGGCGTCTCGTCCTTCGGGGCGAGCGGCACCAACGCGCACCTGATCCTGGAGAGTGCCCCGGAGCCGGCCGATGCACTGGCGGCGCGCCCCGCGGACTTCCGCACGGCACCCGTGATGTGGACGCTGTCGGGTCGCACCCGCGATGCCTTACGGGACCAGGCCGCCCGCCTGCACACCCACCTCAGCGGTCTTGCGGCCGCCGCTCCGGACGCCGTGGCGAGCGCCCTGGCCCACCGCAGGACCGCCTTCCGGCACCGGGCGGTCGTCGTCGGCGAGGACCGCGCGACCCTCCTGCACGGACTGCGGGCGCTCGCCGACGGGCCGACGGAGCCGGGTGTCCGTCTCGTCGTCGGCGAGGCGGGCGGGGAGTGCCGCACGGCGTTCCTCTTCTCCGGCCAGGGCAGCCAGCGTCCGGGGATGGGGCGCGAGCTCTACGCCCGCTTCCCGGCCTTCGCCCGTGCCCTGGACGACATCTGCGCCGAGATGGACCGCCATCTCGAACGGCCGCTGCGGGCCGTGATGTTCGGCGAGCCCGGGCCGGTACCTCGGCTCGACGCCGTGACCGAGACGGAGACCGAGGTCGATACGGAGGTCGGTACCGGTACCGGTACCGAGGTCGGTACGGAGGCCGATACCGAGCTCGGTACCGAGGCCGTGTCGGGACTGGATCGTGGCGTCGGGGAAGCCGGTCTGCTGGACCGCACCGAATACACCCAGCCCGCGCTCTTCGCTCTGGAGGTCGCCCTCTTCCGGCTGCTGACCGAGACATGGGGTGTACGGCCCGACGCCGTCATGGGGCACTCCGTCGGCGAGATCGCCGCCGCCCATGTGGCCGGAATCCTCGACCTCACCGACGCCTGTGCCCTGGTCGCCGCGCGCGGCCGTCTGATGCAGCGGCTGCCGCAGGGGGGCGCGATGGCCGCCGTAGCGGCGAGCGAGGCGGAGATGACGCCCTGCCTGGCGGGCCGGGACGCCCAGCTCGCACTGGCCGCCGTCAACGGCCCCGGCTCGGTCGTCGTCTCGGGCGACGAGCGTGCCGTCCTGGAGCTGGTCGAACTGTGGCGCTCGCGCGGCCGGGACACCAAACGACTCACCGTCAGTCACGCGTTCCACTCACCGCACATGGACGGCATGCTGACACAGTTCGAACAAGTTGCTCGCGCACTGAGCTACCGGCGACCGACCCTTCCTGTCATGTCGAACCTGACCATGGAGAATGGCACCGCCGCCGATCCGTGCACGCCGGACCACTGGGTGCGCCATGTACGCGAGCCCGTGCGGTTTCTCGATGGCATGCGCGCCCTGCGCGCCGACGGCATCGACACCTTCCTCGAACTGGGCCCCGACGCGGTGCTCACCGCCATGGCCCGTACCTGCCTGGACGAAGAAGGCACACCGACCACGACCGCCCCGCTCACCGTGCCGGTGTTGCGGCGCGGCCACGCCGAGACGGACAGCCTGACGCGCGCGGTGGCCGAGGCGTACGTGCACGGCGTGCCCGTCACCCTGGCCGCCGCGGACGACCGCCCCGGCGGCGTGGTCGACCGCGTGGCGGCGGGCCTGCCCACCTACCCCTTCCAGCGGCAGCGTTACTGGCTCGACTCCTCGGCGGTCCCGGACCCGAGGTCCATGGGACTCGACGAGAGCCCTCATCCGCTGCTGTCCGCCGCCGCGGTCCTGCCCGAGGGCCGGGGCACGGTGTGGACCGGACGCCTGTCCACGCGCAGCCACCCGTGGCTCGCCGAACACACGGTGCGCGGCCAGGTCGTCGTCCCCGCGACGGCCCTGCTGGAACTCGCCCAGTACGCCGCCGACACCTCACCCGTTCCAGCGCCCGCCGACAGCACCGACAGCACCGGCAACACCGTCGTCGAACTGACGCTGGAGGCCCCGATGGTGCTCCCGCCGGACGCGGCGGTACGCCTGCGCGTCGTACTCGGCACGCCGGACGAGCACGGCAACCGTGCCCTGCGGATCCACTCGGACCAGGCCCACGCGGACGCCGCAGGCGACGACGGCTGGGTCCGTCACGCCTCCGGCACCGTGGGCCTGGCCGAACCGTCCACCGCCCGGCCCGGACCCGACTCCACGTGGCCGCCGGAAGACGCCGAGCCGCTCGATGTCGCGACCGAGTACGAGCGCTTCGCCGACGCCGGGATCGGCTACGGCCCCGCGTTCCGCGGCCTGTGTGCCGCCTGGCGGCGCGGCAGCGAAGTCTTCGCCGAAGTGCGGCTGCCCGGTGCACACGCCGACGGGACCGGCCGCTACGCCGTCCACCCGGCGCTGCTGGATGCCGCACTCCACGCCACCGCCCGCGGTCTCGGCCTGGAGCACGGACTCGTGCCCTTCTCGTGGAGCGGCGCCCGGCTGAGCGGCTCGAGCGCCGACACCCTGCGCGTCCGTATCGCACCCGCACCCGGCGCCGCGGGACCCGAGACCGTCACCCTCACGGCCGTCGACCCGGACGGGCACCTCGTGTTCACGGTGGACTCGCTCGCCCTGCGCCGTACCGACACCGAGCGGCTCGCCGCCGCGGGAGCCGCACACCTGCCGCTCCACCGGCAGCACTGGACCGCCCTCTCGGAACAGCCCGCCACGACCCCGGCCGGACCCGAGGAGGAGACCCGCGTCCGCTGGGCCGACACCACCGACGAGGCCCTCTTCGACAAGGCGGCCGAAGAGAGCGGCCGGGACGGGCTTCCCCTCCTCGTCGAACTCGGCGGCACGCCGGGCCCCGAACCGTACGCCGCGCGCGACACCGTCCTGCGGGCGCTCACCCTCGTCCAGCGATGGGTCACCGACGAACGACACAGCGGGACGCGGCTCACCTTCGTCACCCACCGGGCCGTGGCCACGGGGGACGGCCACATCGATCCCGCGTCCGCCGCCGCCTGGGGCCTGCTGTGCTCCGCGCGGGCCGAACACCCCGAACGCATCGCCCTGCTGGACACCGACGGCACCCCCATGTCACGGCACGCCCTGGCGGAGGCCGCCACCCTCGGCGGCCAACTCGCCGTCCGCGACGGCGTCCTGCTCCGCCCCGCCCTCGTACGGGCCACCCCCGCCGGCACCGCACCGGCCTGGCCCACGGACGCCGGCACCGTCCTCGTCACCGGCGGCACCGGAAGCCTGGGCGCCATGGCGGCGAAGCACCTCGCGGCCGTTCACGGCGTACGGAACCTCCTCCTGCTCAGCAGGCGCGGAGCCGCGGCGCCCGGCGCCGGGGAACTCGTCGCCGAACTGACCGCGCTGGGAGCCCGTGCCGACGTCGTGGCCTGCGACGCGGCAGACCGTGACGCGCTGCGCACCGCACTCGACGGCATCCCCGGCGACCGGCCGCTGACCGCTGTCGTCCACACCGCCGGAGTCCTGGACGACGGCGTCGTCACCGCGCAGAACGCCGAGCGCCTGGCCGGGGTGCTGCGCCCCAAGGCCGACGCGGCCTGGAACCTGCACGAACTGACCCGGGAGCTGCCCCTCTCCGCGTTCGTCGTCTACTCCTCCGCCGCCGCCACCCTCGGCAGCGCCGGCCAGTCCGGATACGCGGCGGCCAACGCCTACCTCGACGCGCTCGCCGTACGGCGCCGGGCCGAGGGGTTGCCGGCGGTGTCCCTGGCCTGGGGGCCGTGGCACGGCAGCGCAATGGCCGAGACGCTCACCGACGTGGACAACGCCCGCTTGCGGCGTACCGGGATCGTCCCGCTGCACCGTGCCGAGGGCCTCGCCGCACTCGACGCCGCGGTCGGCGGGGCCGGGGACACGGCCGTGATCCTGCCGATACGGGTCGACCCGGCCGCCCTGCGCGACCACGACACCCCCGAGCGCATACCCGAGGTGCTGCGCTCCCTCGCCGCACCCACGCCGGTACCCGCCCGCGCCACCGCCGCGACGCACGAGCCCGGCACGGCTCGGCAGGCCACGGTCACACTCGCCGAACGCCTGGCCGGCGCGTCCCGCTCCGACCGGGCGGCTGCCCTGACCGCGGCGGTACGCGACGACGTCGCCGCCGTGCTGGGGCACACGGACACCACGGCCATCACCCCCGACCGCAGCTTCCGCGAGCTGGGCTTCGACTCCCTGACCGCGGTGGAGCTGCGCAACCGGCTCGCCGCCGCCACCGGACTGCGCCTGTCGGCCACGGTGGTGTTCGACCATCCCACCCCCCAGGCACTCGCCGCGCACCTCGACCGCGCACTTCCCGGTCCCGAGACCGCCGTACTCGATGCTCTGGACCGCCTGCACGACCAACTCGACGACGCACTCAGGGCAGACGCCAACGCCAACGCCAACGCCAACGTCAATGACGACGTCGACGTCGACGATGACGACCTGAGGACCCGCGTCACCCAACGACTGGAATCGCTGCTCGCCGCATTCACCGGAACCGGGCGCCCGGCGGATTCCGCCGACACCGGCTCCACGGGCACCGTCGGCGACCGCCTGCGGACGGCATCCGACGACGAGCTGTTCGACCTGCTCGACAACGGCTTCCGGCAGTGA